TTATAATCAGATATTTGCACAGAATAAATATTATTTGGCGGCATTTGAGCTGGCTTCACGGCTTGTAAAGGATCAAAAGAACTATAATTTGGCATTGAAAATATTAGATGATACAAATTCTGATGAAGTTCTTATTTTGGGATATAAAGGATTTATCTATGAAAACTTGAAGGATTATTCAAAAGCTGAAGAGTTTTATCAAAAGGCTGCAGATAAAGATGATATTGATGCAATGAATTATCTTGGACGTCTGTATGAAACTCAGAAAGAAATGAAAAAGGCTAAAAATATTTATAACAGGGCATATATGCTAGGTTCGGTTTCAGCTGGATACAAACTTGCCTATATTCTTGAAGATGAGGAAAAAGAAAAAAATCCTGCAGACAGCAATGACAATGAGCCAGCAAAACGAAACAAGGAAGCTAAAAAAATACTTGAAAGACTTGCAAATAGCGGAGATGACTATTCGATGGTAGATTTGAGCCTGTATTATCCTGAAAATGATAAAATGGTTAGAATTTTGAATCTGGAAGCGGCTGCAAAGCTGAATACAACTGCATTTTACAATTTAGGAGTTTATTATTATACCAAAAAAAATAAAGATAAGGCAAAATTTTATTTCAAAGTTGCTAAAGAAAATGGATACGATATTGGAGATGTCTTTAGCGCTTATATAACTGAACAATAATGTTTGTCAGCAATACTAAAATTTTTATGTACAAAAATAAATATTTTCATGGAAAATTCTAATAGATATGATGTATAATTACTAAATTATTATAATAATAAAATTTATGAAAAGGAGAAAACTTTAAAATGAAAAAGATAATTTTAATGATGTCGATGCTCTTATTATTTGTAGTATCGTGTGGAACTAAGGAATTTAGTGTTGATGTGGATGGAAAAGGAAAAGTTCCTAACTTTGAATTGAAGGATCTTAACGGAAAAAGTGCTGATCTTGGTAAAATTATGAAAAATGGGAAAAAGACTTTGTTTATTGTAGCGGCTGAATGGTGTCCGCACTGCAGGGAAGAACTTCCTGAAGTTCAAAAATTTTATAATGCAAATAAAGACAAGGTAAATGTGATTGTAGTATTTACAAATAATAATACTAATCTTGGAAAAACACAAACTTATGTAAAGGATAACGAATACACTTTCCCTGCTTATTATGATGAAAATGGTACAGTTACTCGTGGATTTGCAGTTGATGGATTTCCATTTAACTTAAAGATAAATAACGGAAAAGTTGAGGAAAAACTTGAATTGCCAGTTGATTTTGATTCATTGACAGCTTCTTTCGGGAAATAATTTTATTTTAGTTTATTTTGTTTAAAATAGGAAGTTTTGGTGACAGAGATTTTGCAAAAATAATTTAAAATAAAAATCTTTACAAATCTAAAAATATATGATAGAATTACACTTGAATTTATACTATGAATATAAGTTTGCCGCTATATTCTTGGTTTAAATAATAAATATTAGGAGGAAATAAAATGGCATTAAAACCAAAAAAAGAAATTATTGAAGCATTCGGAAAAAATGCTCAAGATACAGGATCTGCAGAAGTTCAAGTTGCACTTCTTACAGACAGAATCAGTCATTTGACTGCTCACTTGAAAACACATCCTAAAGATGTTCACTCAAGAGTAGGATTATTGAAAATGGTTGGTAAAAGAAGAAGATTATTAAACTATATTAAAAATAGAAACGTTGATGATTATAGATCATTAATCGAAAAATTAGGAATCAGAAAATAGTAATTAAGATGAAAGAGCGTATTTATGTATGCTCTTTTTTTAAAAATTTTAAAGGAGTTAAGATAAATAGATGAAATATAAAGTAAGCGAAAAAATAGCTGGAATTTTTGTGATTTTTCTAAAAAAGGTACTGTCATTTTTTTCTCTTAAAATTAGATATAAAATTTTTGAAGGTTTTGGAATTCTTGCATACCATCTTATAAAAAAAAGACGGTTACTTACGATAAATAATATAAAAAATGCTTTTCCTGAAAAAGATGAAAAGGAAGTTGTGAAAATTGCAAAAGAATCATATAAGACAATGGGAAAAATGATAATGACTTCGATTTTTCTGGAGGAAATTACGAAAGATGGGAATACTGTTGTAGAAAATGAAGAATTAATGAAGAAGGCTTGTGAAAATAATGAAAAGGCGGTTTTAATTGTGTCGCTTCATTTGGGAGGATTTGAAGCGGGGAGTAAAATGCGTGATATTAGAAAATTTTATGCAGTTTTTAGAAATCAGAAAAATAAAAAAATTAATGATCTGATGACAAAATGGCGTGAAGAAGGGGGATTGAATTCATTGCCTTTGCATAATAATGAGGCGCTTAGTGCGGCGATAAACGAAAAATCTATTATTGCACTTGCTTCGGATCATTATGGGAAAGATGTGAATGTAACGTTTTTTGGACGTGAAACGACAGGGGTTGCAGGGCCTGTACTGCTTTCGATGAAGCATAAAATACCGATAGTTTTGGCTTATGCGATATTTGATGGCGATGTTGTGCGGGTTGTAAATAAAAAACTTATTCAAATTGAAAAGCAAAAGAAATTGAAGGAAACAATGCAGTTTAATATGCAGAAAATTTATAATGAATTTGAAGAAATTATAAGGGAGTACCCTGAGCAGTATATGTGGCAGCATAATAGATGGAGAAATAAGAAAAAAAATAAATTAAGAAAGAAATAGATAAGAAGAAAATAAGTCGAGGAAAAAAGTAAAAATTTATCTTTCTAACTTGAATATGTGAAAAAATTATGATAAAATTAAATGACGAAGTTTTTGGAGGAAAATATGAAAAAATATTTATGTCTATTTATTTTGTTAATTCTAACAAGCTGTACAACTTTAAGTCCTGCAGTAAATAGCATATCTCAAGTTGAGGCAAGTGAAATCAGTGCAGAGATAGGAAAAGTTACTGAAGGTTTAAAAAATGCTGCCAGCTTAAATGAATATGATAAATTAAAAGAAGTTTTTTTACCTACATTTAAAAATAATATTATTGTAAAAAAAATACAAGAATACGATCTTTCAGGATTGACATTTGTTTTTTCCGATGTGAATGTCGTATCAAAAAATAAGGCAAATAGTGTGATGGTAATTAATTTTGCCACAGCGAGCAATTATTACAAATTAACTTGGAAAAAGACAGATGACAATGTGTGGAAGATTTCAAATGTAGCTGAAAAAAAATAGGAAGGGAGAAAAATGAGCATATCAATAGCAATTTTGTTGATTGTTATTTTTTCTTTTTTAACTTTTTTTATAGCTTATTTTTTTGGAAGTTCAATTTTTAAAAAGAAATATGGAGATTTGAATGAACTGGAACTAAAAATCGTTGATGCTAAAAGAAGACTTGAGACATCAAAAAAAGAAGTTGAAAGAGAAATTGAATCGTTTAGGAAAGAAGAAACATTAAAAGTCAAAGAAGAATTGTTAAATGAGAAAAAAATAGCAGACGATGAAATAAAAAAAATGAAATCAGAGCTTGCCATTAAGGAAGAAAGAATTGCCAAAAAAGAGGAAACGTTGGAAACAAAAATGGAACGTTTGGAAGAAAAGGAAGCTAAAAGCGATAAACATCGTGAAAAATTATTCCGAAGAGAAAAAGAACTGGAAGAAATGATTGCAAGTGAGGAAAAGGAACTGGAAAGAATTTCAGAATTGACACAGGAGGATGCCAGAAAAATCATTTTGACTAGACTGGAAAATGAGCTGGATCACGATAAGGCTGTGTTAATTAGGGATTATGAGTATAATTTAGACAGGGAGAAGGACAGAATTGCCAAGAGAATTATTTCTACTGCAATTGGAAAAGCTTCTGCTGATTATGTTGTAGATTCAACAATTTCAGTTATTCAGCTGCCAAGTGAAGAAATGAAAGGTAGAATTATTGGACGTGAAGGAAGAAATATAAGAGCTATTGAAGCGGCGACTGGAGTTGACCTGATAATTGACGATACTCCTGAAGCGGTTGTATTATCTTCGTTTGACGGCGTGAGAAGAGAAGTGGCTAAAATTGCACTTGAAAAATTAATTTCAGATGGACGTATTCATCCGACAAAAATAGAAGAAGTTGTGGCAAAGGCACAGCATGAAGTGGATGAAAGCATAATGGACGCAGCAGAACAGGCAATTCTTGAAGTTGGAATTCCAACATTGCCACGTGAAGTCCTAAAAGTATTTGGACGTTTAAAATTCAGAACATCTTTTGGGCAAAATATTTTGCAGCATTCAATTGAAGTTGCACATATAGCAGCGACATTAGCGGCAGAAATTGGAGCAAATGTGGATATAGCCAAAAGAGCGGCATTACTGCACGATATAGGGAAGGCTTTTTCACATGAACAGGAAGGTTCACATGCTTTAAATGGTGGAGAGTTTTTGAGAAAATTTTCTAAAGAAAATGAAATTGTGATAAATGCGGTGGAAGCACATCATAATGAAGTTGAGCAGTTAAGTATTGAAGCAGTAATAGTGCAGGCTGCAGATTCGATTTCGGCTTCAAGACCAGGAGCAAGACGTGAAACATTATCAAATTACTTAAAACGTTTGGAACAACTGGAAGAAATTGCCAACAGCCATGAAGGAATTGAAAGTTCGTATGCAATTCAAGCGGGAAGAGAACTAAGGTTAATTGTTCATCCAGATAATATTGATGATGACAAGGCTACAATATTAGCTAGAGATGTAGCTAAAGAAATTGAAGAAAAAATGCAGTATCCAGGGCAAATAAAAGTTACAGTTATTAGGGAAACCAGAGCTGTGGAATATGCAAAATAACAATAAAGAAATAATAAATATAGATTAAAAATAGAGCTAATCCATTAAAAATATCTTTTTAGAGTGTGTTTAAATTTTATGTAAACTAAAAAGAGATAATTTTATTTTGGAGGCTCTTTTTTGTTATAACTATTTAACAAATATTTTTTATTTATTTTCATAAGATTGCTTATTGCCGTAAATTAAGTTGTTTAAATTAATAGAGA
The DNA window shown above is from Leptotrichia wadei and carries:
- a CDS encoding lysophospholipid acyltransferase family protein gives rise to the protein MKYKVSEKIAGIFVIFLKKVLSFFSLKIRYKIFEGFGILAYHLIKKRRLLTINNIKNAFPEKDEKEVVKIAKESYKTMGKMIMTSIFLEEITKDGNTVVENEELMKKACENNEKAVLIVSLHLGGFEAGSKMRDIRKFYAVFRNQKNKKINDLMTKWREEGGLNSLPLHNNEALSAAINEKSIIALASDHYGKDVNVTFFGRETTGVAGPVLLSMKHKIPIVLAYAIFDGDVVRVVNKKLIQIEKQKKLKETMQFNMQKIYNEFEEIIREYPEQYMWQHNRWRNKKKNKLRKK
- the rny gene encoding ribonuclease Y, with amino-acid sequence MSISIAILLIVIFSFLTFFIAYFFGSSIFKKKYGDLNELELKIVDAKRRLETSKKEVEREIESFRKEETLKVKEELLNEKKIADDEIKKMKSELAIKEERIAKKEETLETKMERLEEKEAKSDKHREKLFRREKELEEMIASEEKELERISELTQEDARKIILTRLENELDHDKAVLIRDYEYNLDREKDRIAKRIISTAIGKASADYVVDSTISVIQLPSEEMKGRIIGREGRNIRAIEAATGVDLIIDDTPEAVVLSSFDGVRREVAKIALEKLISDGRIHPTKIEEVVAKAQHEVDESIMDAAEQAILEVGIPTLPREVLKVFGRLKFRTSFGQNILQHSIEVAHIAATLAAEIGANVDIAKRAALLHDIGKAFSHEQEGSHALNGGEFLRKFSKENEIVINAVEAHHNEVEQLSIEAVIVQAADSISASRPGARRETLSNYLKRLEQLEEIANSHEGIESSYAIQAGRELRLIVHPDNIDDDKATILARDVAKEIEEKMQYPGQIKVTVIRETRAVEYAK
- the rpsO gene encoding 30S ribosomal protein S15, translated to MALKPKKEIIEAFGKNAQDTGSAEVQVALLTDRISHLTAHLKTHPKDVHSRVGLLKMVGKRRRLLNYIKNRNVDDYRSLIEKLGIRK
- a CDS encoding TlpA family protein disulfide reductase — encoded protein: MKKIILMMSMLLLFVVSCGTKEFSVDVDGKGKVPNFELKDLNGKSADLGKIMKNGKKTLFIVAAEWCPHCREELPEVQKFYNANKDKVNVIVVFTNNNTNLGKTQTYVKDNEYTFPAYYDENGTVTRGFAVDGFPFNLKINNGKVEEKLELPVDFDSLTASFGK